Proteins encoded together in one Chryseobacterium sp. G0201 window:
- a CDS encoding M13 family metallopeptidase: MKKLTLSLFLLAGVCSLNTVSAQTKATKTAVNTADKGLDLSLMDTSVRPQDDFYNYVSGTWMKTAKIPSDKPTWGSFNKLADDTDNHSMTILNSLLKDKFADGSEGKKIQDLYATYMNMDKRNADGIKPIQENINKIDAIKNLADLQNYFISVTKDGENTLYGWGIDADLKDSKMNAVYLGNASLGLGRDYYQKVNEKNTEALAEYTKYVASMLKELGYKNADAAAKGIVDYEKSIAKTYLTNEQSRDNTLQYNPRTMAELSTLVKGVDIPAYLKKVGVTTDKVIIGEIGYYKNFDQLVNAKNLPVIKDYLKFHMIHGSASYLSEKLGDTRFAFYGKYLRGQQEQRALNKRGYELINGSLGEAFGKLYVEKYFPAEAKAQMVELIDYLKKSFAVHINGLTWMSATTKVKAMEKLNKFTVKVAYPDKWKDYSKLEIVPESKGGNLYSNLQNLSEWQYNKDLAKIGKPVDKSEWGMTPQTVNAYYNPVNNEIVFPAAILQPPFFNPQADAAVNFGGIGAVIGHEMSHGFDDSGAQFDADGNLVDWWTPADKANFEKATKALASQYDKYEPVKGTFVNGTFTNGENIADLGGVNIAYDALQMYLKDKGNPGSISGFTQDQRFFLSWATVWRTLSSEKYMVNQVKTDPHSPGYFRSFGPLINVDAFYKAFDVKAGDKLYKAPADRIKIW, translated from the coding sequence ATGAAAAAATTAACGCTTTCTTTGTTTTTACTAGCAGGAGTTTGCTCACTAAATACAGTGAGTGCACAGACTAAAGCTACTAAAACAGCAGTGAATACAGCAGATAAAGGTTTAGACCTTAGTTTGATGGATACATCTGTACGTCCACAAGACGACTTCTATAACTATGTAAGCGGAACTTGGATGAAAACTGCCAAGATCCCTTCTGACAAACCTACTTGGGGTAGTTTCAACAAATTGGCTGATGATACGGATAATCACTCAATGACGATCTTGAACTCTCTTTTAAAAGACAAATTTGCTGACGGAAGCGAAGGTAAAAAAATCCAGGATTTGTACGCAACGTATATGAACATGGATAAGAGAAATGCAGACGGAATCAAGCCTATTCAGGAAAACATCAATAAAATTGATGCGATCAAAAATCTTGCAGACCTTCAAAACTACTTTATTTCTGTAACGAAAGACGGAGAAAATACATTATACGGATGGGGAATTGATGCAGACTTGAAAGATTCTAAAATGAATGCTGTTTATTTAGGTAACGCTTCTTTAGGATTGGGAAGAGATTATTACCAAAAAGTAAACGAAAAAAATACAGAAGCTCTTGCTGAGTACACAAAGTACGTAGCTTCTATGTTGAAAGAATTAGGATACAAAAATGCTGATGCTGCTGCAAAAGGAATCGTTGATTATGAAAAAAGCATTGCTAAAACATATTTAACGAACGAGCAGAGCCGTGATAACACGCTTCAGTACAACCCAAGAACAATGGCTGAGCTTTCAACATTGGTAAAAGGTGTTGATATTCCTGCTTACCTTAAAAAAGTTGGAGTAACTACAGATAAAGTAATCATCGGAGAGATCGGATATTACAAAAACTTCGATCAGTTGGTAAATGCTAAAAATCTTCCTGTAATTAAGGATTATTTGAAGTTCCACATGATCCACGGAAGTGCTTCTTATCTTAGCGAAAAACTAGGAGATACAAGATTTGCTTTCTATGGTAAATATCTAAGAGGCCAACAAGAGCAAAGAGCGCTTAACAAAAGAGGATATGAGTTAATCAACGGTTCTCTTGGTGAAGCTTTCGGTAAATTATATGTTGAGAAATATTTCCCTGCTGAAGCTAAAGCTCAGATGGTTGAATTGATCGATTATTTAAAGAAAAGTTTTGCAGTTCACATCAATGGTTTAACTTGGATGTCTGCTACAACGAAGGTTAAAGCAATGGAGAAACTTAATAAGTTTACTGTAAAAGTTGCTTACCCTGACAAATGGAAGGATTATTCTAAATTAGAGATCGTTCCTGAATCTAAAGGTGGAAATCTATATTCAAACCTTCAAAACCTTTCAGAATGGCAGTACAACAAAGATTTAGCTAAAATCGGAAAACCGGTTGACAAATCAGAATGGGGAATGACTCCACAGACTGTAAATGCTTACTACAACCCGGTAAACAACGAGATCGTATTCCCTGCAGCTATTCTTCAGCCACCGTTCTTCAACCCACAAGCTGATGCTGCCGTAAACTTCGGTGGAATTGGTGCAGTTATCGGTCACGAAATGAGCCACGGATTTGATGATTCAGGTGCGCAATTCGACGCAGATGGTAACTTGGTGGACTGGTGGACTCCGGCAGACAAGGCTAACTTCGAAAAAGCGACTAAAGCTCTTGCTTCTCAATATGACAAGTATGAGCCTGTAAAAGGGACTTTCGTTAACGGTACTTTCACAAACGGTGAAAACATCGCTGACTTAGGTGGAGTAAACATCGCTTACGATGCATTACAAATGTACTTGAAAGATAAAGGAAATCCTGGATCAATCAGTGGATTTACACAAGATCAGAGATTCTTCTTAAGCTGGGCAACCGTTTGGAGAACGTTATCAAGTGAGAAATACATGGTGAACCAAGTGAAAACAGACCCACACTCTCCTGGATATTTCAGAAGTTTCGGTCCGCTTATTAACGTTGATGCTTTCTACAAAGCATTTGACGTAAAAGCTGGAGACAAATTATACAAAGCTCCTGCAGACAGAATCAAAATCTGGTAA
- a CDS encoding M13 family metallopeptidase, protein MKKLNIGILALSGIVFLNSCGTAKTAETSKKTEPQVVAVEPVKEQAKEEGINLSYMDKSVRPQDDFFSYVNGNWVKTTQIPSDKASWGSFNALRENVDDASLDILNKILSEKYESGSEGQKIQNLYASFMDTAKRNADGLAPIKGDLAKIDAIKNINDLQKYLLDATKLSDNSFYGWRVGADMKNSTMNAVYLGGPDLGLGRDYYQKVNEANTKTLAEYQVYVGKLFGVLGYKNSDAAAKNVVDFEKQLANYLLTLEQNRDANLRYNPKNVSELSGLVKNINLAKYLTDAGVKTDKVIVGELKYYQNMDQFMTQKNLPLLKDYLKYHIINGNASNLDENLEQIRFDFYSKYLQGQKEQRPMNKRGLALVNGVLGEAFGKLYVEKYFTPEAKAQMETYIDYILKSFKTHINDMDWMSPETKVKAQEKLSKFTVKIAYPDKWKDYTLLKVESPKAGATLYSNLQNVAEWQYQKSLDKVGKPVDKTEWGMTPQTVNAYYSGSNNEIVFPAAILQPPFYNPKADAAVNFGGIGAVIGHEISHGFDDSGSRFDGDGNLNNWWTDTDRKNFDAKVGQLAAQYSAYEPVKGSFVNGKFTSGENIGDLGGVAVAYDALQMYLKDKGNPGLISGFTQDQRFFMSWATVWRTKATDQYMTNQVKTDPHSPGVFRAFGPLVNQDSFIKAFDIKPGDKMYKAPQDRIKIW, encoded by the coding sequence ATGAAAAAGCTAAATATTGGGATACTTGCTCTTTCGGGTATCGTATTTTTAAATTCTTGTGGTACGGCAAAAACTGCCGAAACAAGTAAAAAAACAGAACCTCAAGTGGTTGCTGTAGAACCGGTGAAAGAACAAGCAAAAGAAGAGGGGATCAACTTATCTTATATGGATAAAAGTGTGCGTCCACAGGATGATTTTTTTAGCTACGTTAACGGAAATTGGGTGAAAACCACTCAAATTCCTTCTGATAAAGCGAGCTGGGGATCTTTCAATGCGTTGAGAGAAAATGTGGATGATGCTTCTTTGGATATTTTAAACAAAATCTTATCTGAAAAATATGAATCAGGCTCTGAAGGTCAGAAAATTCAGAATCTGTATGCATCTTTCATGGATACAGCGAAAAGAAATGCTGACGGACTGGCTCCGATCAAAGGAGACTTAGCAAAGATCGATGCCATCAAAAATATTAATGATCTTCAGAAATATTTGTTGGATGCTACAAAATTGAGCGACAATTCTTTCTACGGATGGAGAGTAGGCGCAGATATGAAGAATTCTACGATGAATGCGGTATATCTTGGCGGTCCCGATCTTGGTTTGGGAAGAGATTATTATCAAAAAGTAAACGAAGCCAACACGAAAACGTTAGCTGAATATCAAGTGTATGTTGGAAAATTATTCGGAGTTTTAGGATATAAAAATTCTGATGCAGCTGCAAAAAATGTAGTTGATTTCGAAAAGCAATTGGCCAATTATCTATTGACTCTTGAGCAAAACAGAGATGCTAATTTAAGATATAACCCTAAAAATGTATCTGAATTATCAGGTTTGGTTAAAAATATTAACCTCGCTAAATATTTAACGGATGCCGGAGTAAAAACCGACAAAGTAATCGTGGGTGAATTGAAATATTACCAGAATATGGATCAGTTCATGACGCAGAAAAACCTTCCGTTATTGAAAGATTACTTGAAATATCATATTATTAATGGAAATGCTTCTAATTTAGATGAAAACTTAGAACAAATCCGTTTTGATTTCTATTCAAAATATCTTCAGGGTCAAAAAGAGCAGCGTCCGATGAACAAAAGAGGGTTAGCTCTTGTAAATGGCGTGCTTGGTGAGGCTTTTGGTAAATTGTATGTTGAAAAATATTTCACGCCTGAAGCAAAAGCTCAGATGGAGACTTATATTGATTACATTTTAAAATCATTTAAGACTCACATCAATGATATGGATTGGATGTCTCCTGAAACAAAAGTAAAAGCTCAGGAAAAATTATCCAAATTCACGGTAAAGATCGCTTATCCGGATAAATGGAAAGATTATACATTATTAAAGGTAGAATCTCCTAAAGCGGGAGCAACTCTATATTCTAATCTTCAAAATGTTGCTGAATGGCAATATCAGAAAAGTTTAGACAAAGTAGGAAAGCCTGTTGACAAAACAGAATGGGGAATGACTCCGCAGACGGTAAATGCTTACTACAGCGGTTCAAATAACGAGATTGTATTCCCTGCAGCAATCCTTCAACCTCCTTTTTACAATCCAAAAGCTGATGCAGCTGTAAACTTCGGTGGAATTGGAGCGGTTATCGGTCACGAAATCTCTCACGGATTCGATGACAGCGGTTCTCGTTTTGACGGCGATGGAAACCTAAATAATTGGTGGACAGATACCGACCGTAAAAACTTTGACGCTAAAGTGGGTCAGTTGGCAGCACAATACAGCGCTTACGAACCCGTAAAAGGAAGTTTTGTGAACGGAAAATTCACAAGCGGTGAAAATATCGGTGATTTGGGTGGAGTAGCAGTGGCTTACGATGCCCTTCAAATGTACCTTAAAGACAAAGGAAATCCGGGATTAATCAGCGGATTTACACAAGATCAGAGATTCTTCATGAGCTGGGCAACAGTTTGGAGAACAAAAGCTACTGATCAGTATATGACGAATCAGGTTAAAACAGATCCGCACTCGCCTGGAGTTTTCAGAGCATTCGGGCCTTTGGTTAATCAGGATTCTTTCATCAAAGCTTTCGATATTAAGCCTGGAGACAAAATGTATAAAGCTCCTCAGGACAGAATAAAAATTTGGTAA
- a CDS encoding type VI secretion system contractile sheath small subunit: MLQFFFKFKHWIGKLFDEDKTNSHQNLKSQNNNNMAMFNYGVGGNEVKVDANEAIQEIQENKSLIVSQLTTDESYVPEIVTGLKTVDDVFKHFQPSVSVQHETQDGSVVEEEFRFQNLADFTPKNLTQKSNYLQELSMEQEQYNKIVRQLKTNKILRNMLENDQTRAAFVEVLKEVAQELEK; this comes from the coding sequence ATGTTACAGTTTTTTTTTAAATTTAAACATTGGATTGGTAAGTTATTTGATGAAGATAAAACCAATTCACACCAAAATCTAAAATCTCAAAATAATAATAATATGGCAATGTTTAATTATGGTGTTGGCGGCAACGAGGTAAAAGTAGACGCTAATGAAGCTATTCAGGAAATACAGGAGAATAAGTCGCTGATTGTGAGTCAGCTTACAACCGACGAATCTTACGTACCTGAAATTGTAACAGGATTAAAGACTGTGGATGATGTCTTCAAACATTTCCAACCTTCTGTTTCTGTACAGCACGAAACACAGGACGGCAGTGTGGTAGAAGAAGAATTCCGTTTTCAAAATCTTGCGGACTTCACTCCCAAAAATCTTACTCAGAAATCAAATTACTTACAAGAACTTAGCATGGAACAGGAGCAATACAATAAAATTGTCCGTCAGCTGAAAACAAATAAGATTCTGCGTAATATGCTGGAAAACGATCAGACAAGAGCTGCGTTTGTGGAAGTATTGAAAGAAGTGGCACAAGAACTTGAAAAATAA
- a CDS encoding DUF5458 family protein yields the protein MDSKLQAAENQQQGQQQQQGGQPKGNPIAELNKIGGFGFVESVVDGIANMNPTRKARKEIFLTDNNKTDERKELLQKINLWVNLLEGNESADKMADTCKTKALQADQSLKTNLKNTLDAVRQLEVNYRTVAQFYKNTELDKVDNVSIVNATLEQVSDLDNPLFIDAVSEEFKNYYDRLDLRDNYSILAIPGYLGSNKVIEKWAKICNENKVMLVTDFANLDKPDDVVDLFHSANLTGGELHRSNVIMTCNWLVGRGRAEEVGEEENVELPPSTSLAGKIHKTLMSQVAAGKKHGNINEVDAVKFELKKSEISQLEKMGLVPMVNEYGKIMAFSAKTLFTGDNIGLQTYSVVRVFDYVTKVLLDFLNRRAFENWNSKNEDDLRRQIVTFLDGIKGADKLIEKFKIVRFEQDKVNKDRVWLDIRLTPYFPTKSFVIKLDGHKGDDGNEWESQYTQD from the coding sequence ATGGATAGCAAATTACAAGCGGCAGAAAACCAACAACAAGGTCAACAGCAACAACAGGGAGGTCAGCCGAAAGGTAACCCGATCGCCGAACTCAACAAAATTGGAGGTTTCGGATTTGTTGAATCAGTTGTGGATGGCATCGCCAACATGAACCCTACAAGAAAAGCTAGGAAAGAAATTTTCCTTACCGATAATAATAAGACAGATGAAAGAAAAGAGTTGCTTCAGAAAATTAATCTTTGGGTTAATCTTTTAGAAGGCAACGAATCTGCTGATAAAATGGCTGATACCTGCAAAACAAAAGCACTGCAGGCAGACCAGAGTTTAAAAACAAACTTAAAAAATACGCTGGACGCAGTTCGTCAACTGGAAGTAAACTACAGAACAGTCGCTCAGTTTTACAAAAATACAGAACTTGACAAAGTTGACAACGTAAGCATCGTTAATGCAACTTTAGAGCAGGTTTCAGATCTTGATAATCCGCTATTTATTGATGCGGTTTCCGAAGAATTTAAGAATTATTATGACCGTTTGGATCTTAGAGATAACTATTCTATTTTGGCGATCCCGGGATATTTAGGATCAAATAAAGTGATCGAAAAATGGGCAAAGATCTGTAATGAAAACAAAGTAATGTTGGTTACGGATTTTGCTAATCTTGATAAGCCGGATGATGTGGTAGATTTATTCCATTCTGCGAATCTTACAGGGGGTGAATTACACAGAAGTAACGTAATTATGACGTGTAACTGGCTTGTGGGCCGTGGAAGAGCTGAAGAAGTAGGTGAAGAGGAAAATGTAGAGCTTCCGCCGTCAACTTCATTGGCAGGAAAAATCCATAAAACATTGATGTCTCAGGTTGCTGCCGGTAAAAAACACGGTAACATTAACGAGGTTGATGCTGTAAAATTCGAATTGAAGAAAAGTGAAATTTCTCAGCTTGAAAAAATGGGATTGGTTCCTATGGTTAACGAATATGGTAAGATCATGGCTTTCTCTGCAAAAACATTGTTTACAGGAGATAACATCGGACTTCAAACATATTCTGTTGTTCGTGTATTCGATTATGTAACTAAAGTTTTATTGGATTTCTTAAACAGAAGAGCCTTCGAAAACTGGAATTCTAAAAATGAAGATGATCTTAGAAGACAGATCGTTACATTCTTAGACGGTATCAAAGGTGCTGATAAATTGATCGAGAAGTTCAAGATCGTGCGTTTTGAGCAGGACAAAGTAAACAAAGACAGAGTATGGCTTGATATTCGTTTAACACCTTATTTTCCTACAAAAAGTTTCGTTATTAAATTAGACGGACACAAAGGAGATGATGGTAACGAATGGGAATCTCAATATACTCAGGACTAG